Proteins encoded within one genomic window of Spiroplasma sabaudiense Ar-1343:
- the rnr gene encoding ribonuclease R, whose product MIKLIIKKLKEKNGRKIYELSNELHIVDIEEFQKIINQLETNNTVVTTENDEIFLLENNIKTGSIKINDKGFGFVRDNNDSENDYFVPANFLKGSITSDEVVYRVETEDDGRSKAVILAIAKRTKKFLVGEIMPSWDGKYLDFHPTENGFKNYRIVMVNKNNFKLEKDQLIKVKIIDIREKKMFTKIVEIIGNSNKAVDRILSIAYEFDVPTEFKKETLKQADDVAKPIDYNNEEVKRRNKIIVDKLLVTIDGEDSKDLDDAIYVEKIENGNYKLYVAIADVSFYVEPRTSLDNEALYRGNSVYLANKVIPMLPKSLSNGVCSLNPNEDKLCLVCEMEFDSSGKIINKTVYESIMNSKARLTYKEVNEFFQNKISTRDEAIQNMLSTARELHNLIEKERDVRGSIDFDIKEAKVILDNDSNVIDIVARSTGISEKLIENFMVSANESVAQIIFEKSLPFVYRDHGKPKDENLIEWYGMLTSFGINPKLNDESKLDPRNIRHTLKEISNQIKDKDECELINITLLRFMEKAEYSIENIGHFGLASPCYTHFTSPIRRYSDLMVHRYLKQYLVNKDLHHLALERNENFIERACNIINETEKKGVNTEREVTKVCMAEYMTKFIGKEYDGIISAVLKFGIFVQLPNCVEGLIHITELGTDFHYDEKMQTMVSKQNKIYRLGQKVRIQVKNADVKKRIIDFTFAKNG is encoded by the coding sequence GTGATTAAATTAATAATAAAAAAATTAAAGGAAAAAAATGGTCGAAAAATTTATGAATTAAGTAACGAACTTCATATTGTTGACATTGAAGAATTTCAGAAAATAATTAATCAACTCGAAACTAACAACACAGTTGTTACCACTGAAAATGACGAGATTTTTTTGCTTGAAAACAATATTAAAACTGGTTCAATCAAGATTAATGATAAGGGCTTTGGTTTTGTTAGAGATAATAATGATTCAGAAAATGACTATTTTGTACCTGCCAATTTTTTGAAAGGTTCTATAACAAGTGATGAGGTAGTCTACCGCGTTGAGACTGAAGATGACGGTCGCAGCAAAGCGGTAATTTTAGCAATCGCCAAACGAACTAAAAAATTTTTAGTTGGAGAAATCATGCCTTCGTGAGATGGCAAGTATTTGGATTTTCATCCAACAGAAAATGGGTTTAAAAATTACCGCATTGTGATGGTTAATAAAAATAACTTCAAGTTAGAAAAAGATCAGTTGATTAAAGTTAAAATTATTGATATTCGTGAAAAAAAGATGTTTACAAAAATTGTTGAAATCATTGGGAATTCTAACAAGGCAGTGGATCGTATTTTATCAATTGCCTACGAATTTGATGTGCCAACAGAATTTAAAAAAGAAACTCTAAAACAAGCTGATGATGTTGCAAAACCAATTGACTACAATAACGAAGAAGTGAAAAGAAGAAATAAAATAATAGTTGACAAGCTACTTGTAACAATCGATGGAGAAGATTCAAAAGATCTTGACGATGCAATCTATGTTGAAAAAATAGAAAATGGTAATTATAAGCTTTATGTAGCGATTGCTGATGTTAGTTTTTATGTTGAACCAAGAACAAGTTTAGACAACGAAGCGTTGTATCGCGGGAACTCAGTCTATTTGGCCAATAAGGTAATTCCAATGTTGCCGAAATCTCTTTCAAATGGTGTTTGCTCATTAAACCCAAACGAAGATAAACTGTGCCTAGTTTGTGAAATGGAATTTGATAGTTCAGGAAAAATTATTAATAAAACCGTCTATGAATCAATTATGAACTCTAAGGCTCGTTTAACTTACAAAGAAGTAAATGAATTTTTTCAAAATAAAATTAGCACAAGAGATGAAGCAATTCAAAACATGTTGTCAACAGCCAGAGAACTACATAATTTAATCGAAAAAGAGCGAGATGTTCGCGGGTCGATTGATTTTGACATTAAAGAAGCTAAGGTAATTTTGGATAACGATTCTAATGTAATTGACATTGTTGCAAGAAGTACAGGAATAAGTGAAAAATTAATAGAAAATTTCATGGTTAGCGCAAACGAAAGTGTTGCACAGATTATTTTTGAAAAATCATTGCCCTTTGTCTACCGAGACCATGGTAAACCCAAAGACGAAAACTTAATTGAGTGATATGGCATGTTAACGAGTTTTGGGATTAACCCGAAACTAAATGATGAGAGCAAGCTGGACCCAAGAAACATTCGCCACACCCTAAAAGAAATCTCAAACCAAATCAAAGATAAAGATGAATGCGAATTAATAAACATTACATTACTAAGATTTATGGAAAAAGCAGAGTATAGTATTGAAAATATTGGTCACTTTGGTTTAGCAAGTCCGTGCTATACTCACTTTACTTCTCCAATTCGAAGATATTCAGATTTAATGGTGCACCGTTATTTAAAACAATATTTAGTAAATAAAGATTTACACCATTTAGCACTTGAGCGAAATGAAAATTTTATTGAAAGAGCTTGCAACATTATTAATGAGACTGAAAAAAAAGGTGTAAATACAGAAAGGGAAGTAACCAAAGTCTGTATGGCTGAATATATGACTAAATTTATTGGTAAAGAATATGATGGCATAATTTCAGCTGTTTTAAAATTTGGAATTTTTGTTCAACTTCCTAACTGTGTTGAGGGACTAATCCATATTACTGAATTAGGAACTGATTTTCACTATGATGAAAAAATGCAAACAATGGTTAGCAAACAAAACAAAATTTATCGTTTGGGTCAAAAAGTTCGAATTCAGGTTAAAAACGCTGATGTTAAAAAAAGAATAATTGATTTTACTTTTGCAAAGAATGGATAG
- the smpB gene encoding SsrA-binding protein SmpB: protein MGEHVIVKNKKAYFNYEIIETFEAGIVLNGPEIKSIRAKETSINEAFILIRRGRVEILNMTIKKYEYATNIKLDPDRNRYLLLHKKELQKILKKIQLENLTLIPLRLYLKDNLAKLEIGLGRGKKNIDKRETIKKRDVERKIAKINKI, encoded by the coding sequence GTGGGTGAACATGTTATTGTTAAAAATAAAAAAGCTTATTTTAATTATGAAATTATTGAAACCTTTGAGGCTGGAATTGTTTTAAATGGTCCAGAAATAAAATCAATTCGAGCAAAGGAAACATCAATTAATGAGGCATTCATTTTAATTCGCCGAGGTCGTGTAGAAATCTTAAACATGACAATTAAAAAATACGAATACGCAACAAATATCAAACTAGATCCAGATCGCAATCGATATTTGCTACTTCACAAAAAAGAACTTCAAAAGATATTAAAAAAAATTCAGTTAGAAAACTTAACACTTATCCCGTTGCGTCTTTACCTAAAAGATAATTTAGCCAAATTAGAAATAGGTTTGGGAAGAGGTAAAAAAAATATTGATAAAAGAGAAACCATTAAAAAACGTGATGTTGAAAGAAAAATTGCAAAAATAAATAAAATATAA
- a CDS encoding EAL domain-containing protein, translated as MSQSIWVIIAICSAFVVFATFFYALTFGLTRHLFFKIKVYYDIIIGILYGMLSVIMSVIIKTRSFSPEITNLAIFLSILVFGLSLMFNGYTTGFIVLGLNLVSILVMPFWFPKLFHGITSDYILTLIIVSYSVITLMAILKKYIKKINNWWVWSIFSLAVISVGTVFILAEKFDFEQIEKILLLSSWILTGYLCFGTFTVIDSVYKHALKLRNIIAYDQNRYVLETGANAAITEYISKNKISYGLFVNYYIGGFDKFEKKVSGRVRDYIVQNISGQAIKKFQDLNDKTLFFKSSFKLFGAFIPLEEIEINKVQIAIKNNQSLIRSGDDILLGVQDAISKIVTDFKIDNHLISVKLLASASIYGIHSNDIEQLQTFNRYLESAVVRGKNVNKILLIDPIEFNFQKNQNRKLLALNEIVDLNQCSNSFEPIFSRDNNNLIGFHLNNQINLVNITDNANKKTLETINEAGLESLFNRFLSFENLKSIRQHKVTIVNKKVFINYDQWIVSSEDFSIKQLVKKINSFQLKDIEIVFVFDIRKEISAYSTLEENINLIKKNKIQIALEHFGSKNTNYELISRYQPDFVIMDEEIIHKLGNVKAFDEIFERVVNIANKIEAKMIFKGIDNYTIFKKIQKQNADLIWGKLLGESRIPKPNLAEETLFLLNKKV; from the coding sequence ATGTCACAATCTATTTGAGTCATCATTGCAATTTGTTCGGCCTTTGTTGTTTTTGCAACATTTTTTTATGCACTGACTTTTGGATTGACTCGCCACTTATTTTTTAAAATCAAGGTTTATTATGACATAATAATTGGGATTTTATATGGGATGTTGTCTGTGATAATGTCTGTGATAATAAAAACCAGATCATTTTCTCCAGAAATAACTAATTTAGCAATTTTTTTATCAATCCTTGTTTTTGGTTTGTCTTTGATGTTTAATGGATACACAACCGGCTTTATTGTTTTGGGCCTTAATTTAGTTAGCATACTAGTGATGCCTTTTTGATTTCCAAAGTTATTTCACGGCATTACAAGTGATTATATTTTAACTTTAATTATTGTCAGTTACTCTGTAATTACACTGATGGCAATTTTAAAAAAATACATTAAAAAAATTAATAACTGATGAGTCTGATCAATATTTTCACTAGCGGTTATTAGTGTAGGAACGGTTTTCATTTTAGCTGAAAAATTTGATTTTGAACAGATTGAAAAAATTCTACTACTTTCTTCATGAATTTTAACTGGGTACCTTTGCTTTGGAACCTTCACAGTAATTGACTCAGTATATAAGCATGCTTTAAAATTGAGAAACATAATTGCATATGACCAAAATCGCTATGTTTTAGAAACCGGAGCTAATGCAGCTATTACAGAATATATATCAAAAAACAAAATTAGTTATGGTTTGTTTGTCAATTACTATATTGGTGGTTTTGATAAGTTTGAAAAAAAAGTAAGCGGTCGTGTCAGGGACTATATTGTCCAAAATATTTCTGGTCAAGCAATCAAAAAGTTTCAAGATTTAAACGACAAAACCCTTTTCTTTAAATCCTCTTTTAAATTATTTGGTGCTTTTATCCCTTTAGAAGAAATTGAAATAAATAAAGTGCAAATAGCCATCAAAAATAATCAAAGTCTTATTAGAAGCGGAGACGACATTTTATTGGGAGTCCAAGATGCTATAAGTAAAATCGTAACAGATTTTAAAATTGACAATCATTTGATTTCTGTAAAACTTTTGGCTTCAGCTTCAATTTATGGAATCCACAGTAATGACATTGAACAGCTACAAACTTTTAATCGCTATTTAGAATCTGCTGTGGTTCGAGGAAAAAATGTTAACAAAATCCTTTTAATCGACCCAATTGAATTTAATTTTCAAAAAAATCAAAATCGTAAACTTTTGGCCTTAAACGAAATTGTCGATTTAAATCAGTGCTCAAATAGTTTTGAACCAATATTTTCAAGAGATAATAATAATTTAATTGGCTTTCATTTAAATAACCAAATCAATTTGGTGAATATAACAGATAACGCGAACAAAAAAACTTTGGAAACTATCAATGAAGCTGGGCTTGAATCGTTATTTAATCGATTTTTAAGTTTTGAAAATTTAAAAAGTATTAGACAACATAAAGTGACAATCGTCAATAAGAAAGTTTTTATAAATTACGATCAATGAATTGTTTCTAGTGAAGACTTCTCAATAAAACAACTAGTGAAGAAAATTAATTCATTTCAATTAAAAGATATTGAAATAGTTTTTGTTTTTGATATAAGAAAAGAAATAAGCGCCTACTCAACTTTGGAAGAAAATATTAATTTAATCAAAAAAAATAAAATTCAAATCGCTTTAGAACACTTTGGTTCTAAAAATACAAATTATGAACTCATTAGTAGATATCAACCTGATTTTGTAATAATGGATGAAGAAATCATTCACAAATTAGGTAATGTCAAAGCCTTCGATGAAATTTTTGAAAGAGTAGTTAATATTGCTAATAAAATTGAGGCTAAAATGATTTTCAAGGGAATTGATAACTACACAATTTTCAAAAAAATTCAAAAACAAAACGCCGATTTGATTTGAGGAAAATTATTAGGGGAAAGCCGAATCCCAAAACCCAACCTAGCAGAGGAAACCTTATTTTTATTAAATAAAAAAGTCTAA
- the mgtE gene encoding magnesium transporter produces MEMTEVKQIEEQIIALFKKNDLKEIKKICESYPLVDIAEALAEIEHESVLKIIRLLEIEDSSHIFIYLGHKTQEYLVRELSNAELKPIIKDIYVDDVIDIIDELPAELVKKVLKLASQEVRMKVNQILEYDETTAGAIMSVEFIKLQEEVTVQEAINEIRKLHDANEENEDFFVVDKFDSLKGTVKLKDLVFNNEKIIISEIMDKRLIYAQTTTDQEEVADIFKKYDIETLPILNSENKLAGIITVDDVIDVIEEENTEDIHKMGGIKPLEDSYFDNNIWKMVGSRAGWLTALMLSATIVQIIIIAFMVAFKVNDSNNNLNSSTYVMTMILMPLLVVVLTTASNSGNQSSTMIARSIALKEIKTKDYFKVVWKELRVSVIIGLILVICNFLRMLIVYAVQFKGDINNVILWTSIAVTSIALFISVVISKLIGSTLPLIAKFIKIDAAIFASPIITTIVDILSSAIFLGIAFAMYSPILGI; encoded by the coding sequence ATGGAAATGACTGAAGTAAAACAAATTGAAGAGCAAATAATTGCCCTGTTTAAGAAAAACGATTTGAAAGAAATAAAAAAAATTTGTGAATCGTATCCGCTAGTGGATATCGCCGAAGCCTTAGCTGAAATCGAACACGAATCAGTTTTGAAGATTATCAGACTTTTGGAAATTGAGGATTCATCGCATATTTTTATTTACTTGGGGCATAAGACTCAAGAATATTTGGTGAGGGAATTATCAAATGCCGAACTAAAACCAATCATAAAAGATATTTACGTTGATGATGTAATCGATATCATTGATGAACTACCAGCTGAACTTGTAAAAAAAGTTTTAAAACTGGCTTCGCAAGAAGTTAGAATGAAAGTTAATCAAATTTTAGAATATGATGAAACCACCGCTGGGGCAATAATGTCGGTTGAATTTATTAAACTGCAAGAAGAAGTCACTGTCCAAGAAGCAATTAATGAAATTAGAAAACTCCATGACGCTAACGAAGAAAATGAAGATTTCTTTGTTGTTGATAAATTTGATTCTCTAAAAGGAACTGTTAAATTAAAGGATTTAGTCTTTAATAATGAAAAAATTATTATTTCAGAAATCATGGATAAGCGGTTGATCTATGCGCAGACTACAACCGATCAAGAAGAAGTCGCTGATATTTTTAAAAAATATGATATTGAAACTCTGCCAATTTTGAACTCAGAAAATAAATTAGCTGGAATAATAACCGTTGATGATGTCATTGATGTCATTGAAGAAGAAAACACTGAAGATATACATAAAATGGGAGGAATTAAACCGTTAGAGGATAGCTATTTTGATAATAATATTTGAAAGATGGTAGGATCTCGAGCAGGTTGGCTAACAGCATTAATGTTATCAGCAACAATTGTTCAAATAATAATAATTGCGTTTATGGTAGCTTTCAAAGTTAACGATAGCAATAATAATTTAAATAGTAGTACCTATGTCATGACAATGATTTTAATGCCCTTGTTGGTTGTTGTCTTAACAACGGCTAGCAACTCTGGTAATCAATCTTCAACAATGATTGCCAGATCTATAGCCCTAAAAGAAATCAAGACAAAAGATTACTTCAAAGTTGTTTGAAAAGAACTTCGTGTATCAGTAATTATTGGGTTAATTTTAGTTATTTGTAATTTTTTAAGAATGCTAATAGTTTATGCAGTTCAATTTAAGGGTGATATCAATAATGTTATTCTTTGGACCTCAATCGCCGTCACCTCAATCGCGCTATTTATTTCAGTTGTGATTTCTAAATTAATTGGGTCTACACTGCCACTAATTGCAAAGTTTATAAAAATTGATGCCGCCATTTTTGCATCACCAATCATCACTACAATTGTTGATATTTTATCAAGTGCTATTTTTCTAGGAATTGCCTTTGCAATGTATAGTCCAATTTTGGGAATTTAA
- the trmB gene encoding tRNA (guanosine(46)-N7)-methyltransferase TrmB, with the protein MRLRNKSWTSAFLKEHNEWLLQPNKLSPISSEKNFNNFKPLSLEIGCGKGQFITQLAKLNPHENFVAMEKEATVVGVALKKTINLDPDLDNLKFLNHYAENLEDYFLTNSVKKIYLNFSDPWPKSRHAKKRLTFTTFLNTYEKILIPQGEIQIKTDNDKLYEFSLEMVALNNWKILKQSTDLYNDQNLLKDNIPTEYETKFHQLGKNINYLLITKN; encoded by the coding sequence ATGAGATTAAGAAATAAATCATGAACAAGTGCTTTTTTAAAAGAGCACAATGAGTGGTTACTGCAACCCAATAAATTAAGTCCCATTTCAAGTGAAAAAAATTTTAATAACTTTAAACCGCTAAGTTTGGAAATAGGTTGTGGCAAAGGCCAATTTATTACACAACTTGCGAAGCTAAATCCACATGAAAATTTTGTAGCAATGGAAAAAGAAGCAACTGTAGTTGGGGTGGCCTTGAAGAAGACAATTAATCTTGACCCAGATTTGGACAATCTGAAATTTTTAAATCACTATGCTGAAAATTTAGAAGACTACTTTCTAACAAATTCAGTTAAAAAAATTTATTTAAATTTTTCAGATCCTTGACCCAAATCTCGACACGCAAAAAAACGACTAACGTTTACAACATTTTTGAATACTTATGAAAAAATTTTGATTCCCCAAGGAGAAATTCAAATTAAAACCGACAACGACAAGTTGTATGAGTTCTCCTTGGAAATGGTTGCCCTAAATAATTGAAAAATTTTGAAACAATCAACAGATTTATATAACGATCAGAATTTGTTAAAAGATAATATTCCAACAGAATACGAAACCAAATTCCATCAATTAGGAAAAAACATAAATTATCTTTTAATTACAAAAAATTAA
- a CDS encoding BMP family ABC transporter substrate-binding protein, whose amino-acid sequence MKKLLSIIASSALVTTSVTSVVACGNNKFTDIFLISDVGRINDKSFNESAYDGANKFLNEQLSITDQKISYLLPTTTSEIEKQYDTARNNGAKTLLLPGFAHQEHVDHAQEVIKDSGTAILLDGSSNDNKDVIGVQFNSEMSGFYAGVASILYMIGQGERDIKLSAYGGLHNPTGVTNFISGYMASIEFINQLQNQEDKTTLDSLIKVFNPDKSSADLNSVSRVASQKNEPTKNDDQNWFSGSFGVGGGKAISEKLISEGANIIFPVAGPQTEDTLGTIKERNKEGKVFVVGVDTDQVQLYKNYKNYFITSASKTLSMATQAALINSKVYEGTVSKEDKAKYQGYEKDGTPISGPWDGHDVWFNGDISYGSDNKVSEENYRQLMALLEGAGEALSETYHELTEGKNSAQEILDSQIISKMGLAAAAATKKI is encoded by the coding sequence ATGAAAAAATTACTATCAATAATAGCTTCAAGTGCCCTTGTGACGACTTCTGTTACAAGTGTTGTTGCCTGCGGAAATAATAAATTTACTGATATTTTTCTAATTTCAGATGTTGGAAGAATTAATGATAAATCATTCAACGAGTCAGCATATGATGGAGCAAACAAATTTTTAAATGAACAACTATCAATTACAGATCAAAAAATTTCATACTTGTTACCAACAACAACCAGCGAGATTGAAAAACAGTACGATACAGCAAGAAATAATGGTGCTAAAACATTATTGCTACCAGGATTTGCTCATCAAGAACACGTAGATCACGCCCAAGAAGTGATCAAAGATTCTGGAACAGCTATTTTATTGGATGGTTCATCAAATGACAATAAGGATGTTATTGGTGTACAATTTAATTCAGAAATGTCAGGTTTTTATGCGGGGGTTGCTTCAATTCTTTACATGATTGGCCAAGGTGAAAGAGATATAAAATTATCAGCTTATGGGGGACTACATAACCCAACAGGAGTAACTAATTTTATTAGCGGATATATGGCATCAATTGAATTTATTAATCAATTGCAAAATCAAGAAGATAAAACAACTTTGGATAGCTTAATTAAGGTATTTAATCCTGACAAATCGTCAGCTGATTTAAATTCTGTAAGTAGAGTCGCTTCTCAAAAAAATGAACCCACAAAAAACGACGATCAAAATTGATTTTCTGGTTCTTTTGGAGTTGGTGGAGGTAAGGCTATTAGTGAAAAACTAATTAGTGAAGGAGCCAATATCATTTTTCCAGTTGCAGGCCCACAAACCGAAGACACTTTAGGAACAATCAAAGAACGTAACAAGGAAGGTAAAGTTTTTGTGGTTGGGGTTGATACTGACCAAGTGCAATTATACAAAAACTACAAAAACTACTTTATAACATCAGCTTCTAAAACTCTTTCTATGGCAACACAAGCAGCTTTAATTAATAGTAAAGTTTATGAAGGAACCGTTTCAAAAGAAGACAAAGCTAAATATCAAGGTTATGAGAAAGATGGAACCCCAATTTCAGGACCATGAGATGGACATGATGTTTGATTTAATGGTGATATAAGTTATGGTAGTGACAATAAAGTTAGTGAAGAAAATTACAGACAACTAATGGCATTACTTGAAGGAGCTGGTGAAGCACTTAGTGAAACTTATCACGAATTAACAGAGGGAAAAAATAGCGCTCAAGAAATTTTAGATTCACAAATCATTTCAAAAATGGGGTTAGCTGCTGCTGCAGCAACCAAAAAAATATAA